The nucleotide window AAGGTTGTGCGGCGCCATGTTGGTTGCCATCCCTACTGCAATACCTGAAGTACCGTTTACCAAAAGGTTCGGAATTTTTGTCGGCATCACTGTCGGCTCCTGTAAGCTGTCGTCAAAGTTATTCTGAAAATCAACCGTTTCTTTGTCCAGGTCTGAAAGAACCTCATCAGAGATTTTTTTCAGTCTTGCCTCAGTATAACGCATTGCTGCAGGAGGGTCACCATCCATAGAACCGAAGTTACCCTGCCCGTCTACCTGAGGATAACGTAAGCTCCAGTCCTGAGCCATTCTTACCATAGCATCGTATACAGAGGAATCTCCATGCGGGTGGTATTTACCCAAAACATCCCCAACAATTCTCGCAGATTTTAAATATTTTCTATTAGAAAACACCCCTAGTCCATACATACCGTAAAGTACTCTTCTGTGAACGGGTTTCAAGCCGTCTCTTACATCCGGTAGCGCTCTGGAAACGATAACCGACATCGAATAATCGATATAAGACGACTTCATTTCATCAACAATGTTGATAGGAATCAGTCTTTCTCCTTCTTTTTGCATAAACAAATTTTATTGTAATGATATTCAGACCCTTAGCTGTAAGTCCGAAAATTATTTATTTCCAATTTTTATTAACGGGCTAATTTACGAAAAAAATGCCGATTTTTGCTGTAGAATTTATCCAAAAAATCTTAAAAATTCATAAAAATATGAGCGTATTAAGTATAACTTTCCACTGTACAAAAGACAGGCTAGAAGAATGGGAAAATTATATTGATGAAACATTGGTTTTAATGACTGAAAACCTGATGGATGTAAGCAAATATATTCTTTCTGAAGTGCACAGCGACTTTATTGAGGAAGGAAAAAATTATAATCTCCTGCTAATTTTTGATAATAACGATCTTCGTGAAGATTTTATTAAAAGTGAACTTTTGAATATTTCCGAAAGGATTGAGAAAAAGTTCGGGCAGGAAGTGATGGTTTTTAATACTTTCCTTAATCCGAAAAAAACAAGATTATAATAATCATAAAAAAGCACTGAAAAAATTCAGTGCTTTCTTTTTATCTGTGATGTCCATGACCGTGACCTTTGTGATGTCCATGTCCGCGATCGTCATAAATATACACTTTCTTTACCTGGCCTGGTGCGTAGTACCTCGCACTTCCGCCATAATACCTTTTTGCATGACCTGGCGGCATTCTTCTTCCATGATGCTCATGTACCACACAAGAGGACAACAACAATGCTACCACAGCTGCTCCTGCGATTTTAAACATACTTTTCATTATTTTCACTTTTTCAATTTCGATAGCGAAATATATCAATGATAATGCCAAAAAGTATTTAAATCAACATGATGCAGATAAAAATCAACTGTTAATTTTTATTGCTGATTAGTGACCATATCTTTTTTTCACTTGTCCCGGAGCATAATCTTTTGCGCTTCCACCGTAGATTTTTTTAGCCTGGCCCGGAGGAAGTCTCTTGGTCTGATATCCATATCCATTGTCATAAGCGACACACGATGTCATCATCGCTAATATAATAACAGCTCCTGTAATTTTAATGATACTTTTCATTATTCCACTTTTTCAAATTTGAGTTAATATAACAATGGTAATGCCAAAAATTTAAAATTCAGAGTTGAAGGTTGGAATATACTGCCTTTTGATCAATGGTCAATTTTGCTTCGCAAGTCCATAATGAATTTGTTATGGAGATTAGTTTTGCTTATCGACAAAATCATCATTCATCATTCATCAATTATAATTTATAATTCTAAATGATTTCACTTCTTTTTTCCATCAGAATAACATCTTTCCATTCTCCATTGAGCTTTCCGATTTTTTTTCGGATACCTACCATTCTGAAACCGTTTTTCTGATGAAATTTAATAGAAGTTTCATTTTCAGAGAAGATATTGGTCTGTAATGTCCAGAATCCATGATCTTCACTGTCTAAAATCAACTTTTTAAGCAACACGGAACCCAATCCTTTTCCCTGGTATTCGTTATCAAAATAAATGCTAACTTCTGCAACTCCCTTGTAACACTCTCTTTTGCTGACGGGTTTTAAGGCGCACCATCCCACAACTTCATTATTTTCATTTTCCAACACCCAGCGGCAGTCGTTAAAATATCCCATGCTCCAGGCTTCAGCAGTTGGAACTTCTGTCTCAAAAGTGGAAATTCCACCGTCTATTCCCTGGCGGAAAATTTCCAGAACCCTGGCTTCATCAGTGGGAAGCATTTCTCTTAATTCGTAATTCATCGTTTTAGTGATATTTTCTTTTAATTTTTCTTTTAATTCTTGAATAGTGGGTCTGTTTGCTTTTTTCGTCCTGAGAAACAACACTGATATTGCCGTCTACTTCCAGTACAGACAGCTTTACATCATCTATATTTTCAATGCCATGCTCCCTTATTGCCTCTTCAAGTTCGCTTTCTGTTATTTTAACGCGGTTCAGAGCAGCCTGGTCTGTTACTCCATCCCTGATAAGGACCACAGGTTCATCTTCCATCAAGGTCTGAAAGGAACGGCTGGAAAACATTATCCTTTTTAGAATAAAATTAGCAACAAACAAAACCAATGCCGCAACAATGCCACCCTGCAAAGAAGTATCAGGCCCTACCATCGCATTCTGAACGGCATTTGAAATCAGCAGTAAGAGTACTACATCACCTGCATTGAGCTGGGAAAGCTGATTTTTACCAAATAAACGGATGGCAATTACCATGAAAAGGTAAACGCAGAGGGAACGGACAGCAACGTTAAGAATAGGATCCACAATTTTTTTATCTACTCAAATGTATTGATTTTTGTGATTTGCAAAAAATAATTTATTGACGGATTGGTATAAATTTTGACATCTGGACTGTAAATTGACCTTACAAAATACTTCCATGAAAAAATTATTTCTTCTTTCGGGAATCTTTCTATTATTTGCATCGTGTAAAAAGAATGAAGCACACTGCTCTTTATCTTCTGATGCAGCCATCAATGCAAAAATAAATGAGCTTTATACTACTTACGAAAAATCTAATGAAGCAATTTACAATCAACCCATTCCGGAAGATTTGTTTTCCGATGATCTGAAAAAAGTTCTGGAAGAGGCTATTAATACTTCAAAAGCAGATATAGAGAAGGTAAAAAACAGTGATCATCCTGATGAAAAGCCTTTAATCTTTGAAGGCGCTCTTTTCTCCAGTCTATATGAAGGGTTTACAGATTATAAAACTAAATCCGCCAGGATAAAGAATACAACAGCAGAAGTACCGGTGGCATTTGAATACAACCTTGCTTCACCGAAAGTAGCATGGACAGATACCATACATCTGACAAATACAGGAAAAGAATGGAAGATAGATAATATTACTTTTGATACAATAGGGAATTCCGGGGATCTTAAAGCAAGATTAAAAGAATTTGTTAAAAGTACAAGACAATAGAAAAGCCGCTTATAAAAGCGGCTTTATTTTTTACGGGCATTGAACGATTGGAACATCGCTGCAAATTACTTTATTTGCCCATTCGCAAAATGTACAGTATTTTACCGGCTCTCCTCCGTTCACTGACTTCAAATCTGATTTTGTCAGTTTCTTTAAATTTTTCATATAGTTCTAATTTTATGGTAGCCCAAAACTAAAACATATCTGTTTATTCTTTATTACAATTTAATCATGTAAGGTTTCATTATTCACACATTCATGAATAATATGCAATCAATATTATCTGCTGTGAATTTCGACTGTCACTGGCATTACATAAGTATAGGCAACCATATTATCAGTCAGTTTTTTTCGGTCTACTCTATAATCAAGATCGCTGAGTACCGTTTCAATTTCCCTGCTTACGGTTTTGCAGTCTCCTGTAGAATGAACATTAATGATTTTCCCGTTTTTGGCAATATCAAATTTCACCACTGAGTTTACGGTTCCCTGTTTATAATCAGGATTGGTAAGATCAAAGTTGGCTTCCAGTTTATTTCTGATGTCATTAAACGTTTCACTTCTATTCAGTTGAATTTCCTGAATGGTACTATGATCTGTAGTCTGAGCCTTAGCAGTGTTTAAAACAGCAGCAAATCCGCAGACAAAAAGTGAAGCAATGCATATTTGAATTCTATTTTTCATAACTAACTGGTTTTAAATATTATACTAACCTATTTTTGTATCTCTTAACCAAAGTTATTAAAAATAATTCATATTAATTTTACATTCAGTTAACATTTAATTAATATTGAAATATAATTAACTGATTATCAGAGTAATAATTTTTAAAAATAAATGAAAGTTTAATATTGGAGGTAGATTTTTAAGCATAAAAAAGGCTAAACCTGATAGTTTAGCCGATTATTATCTTAATGTCCCGTCCTGAAATAAGTTGACAATTAATCGACTTATTTATGAAAGATCAAGTATTAAAAAGAGAAAAGCGCACACAAAGAGACTACAGTATAGCCTTTAAATTAAGAATAGTTTCTCAAGTAGAAAACGGCGATTACACTTACAAGCAGGCTCAAAAAGAGTATGGTATCCAGGGAAGAAGTACTGTTTTGGTTTGGTTGCGAAGATATGGTAACTTAGAGTGGAGTAAACCTAAACTTCATACTATGCCTAATTCCAAAGAAACACCAGCTCAAAAAATTAAACGTTTAGAAAAAGAACTAGCTGATGAAAAGCTAAAAACCAAGGTTCTTAATACGATGATTGATATCTCAGATAAACAATATGGGACTCAAATCAGAAAAAAGTTTTCCTCCCAACAATCTTCCAACTCCACAGACAAGGAATAAGTATATCAAGACTGTGTAGATTGTTTGGGATAAGCCGTCAGGCTATTTATCAAGCTAAGCAAAGGATTTTAATCCGGGAAAACCAATTACTGAAGGTAAAATTTCTGGTTCAGGAAATACGAATGAAGTTACCTAAATTAGGAACAAGAAAACTTTATCATCTTCTTAAAGAACAGCTCATACAGGAAGATGTCAAATTGGGAAGAGATGCTTTATTTGCCTACTTAAAAAGAGAGAATATGCTAATCCGTAGACAAAAGAAATATATTAAAACAACATTTTCAAAGCATTGGCTTAGAAAGCATCCCAATCTGTTGAAGGATTTGAGAGTAGAAAAAGCGGAACAGGTGTTTGTAAGCGATATAACTTATCTTAAAACCAAAGAATCTACATGTTATTTATCTTTGGTAACAGATGCCTATAGTAGAAAGATCATGGGATATTCATTAAGTTCAAATATGAACACTGAAAATGTTGCGAAAGCTTTAAAAATGGCAATAAAAAATAGAGGTTCAAGTGGCCCATTAATTCATCATTCAGATAGAGGTTTGCAATATTGCTCTGGTTATTACCAGAAAATACTTAATAAGAATGAAATCAAACCGTCAATGACTGATGGTTATGATTGCTATCAAAATGCACTGGCAGAAAGGGTGAATGGAATATTGAAACAAGAATTCCTTTTTTATAAAACAAAGAATATGCAAGATCTAAACTCATTAGTAAAAGAAAGTATTTATCTTTATAATACTAAAAGACCACATCTAAGCCTTAATATGCAAACTCCAGATAAAGTGCATAAAAAATCCGAAGAAATAAAATATCTCTCCGGATTAAATATTGTTTAATTTATGTCAACCTATTTTAGGACGACTCATAATTTTTAATTTGAAAGTTGATCAATATTCTGAAATAAATTATTTAGATTCCTTCGGAATGAAAAAATACTGCATACTTTTATA belongs to Chryseobacterium gleum and includes:
- a CDS encoding DUF4286 family protein, with the protein product MSVLSITFHCTKDRLEEWENYIDETLVLMTENLMDVSKYILSEVHSDFIEEGKNYNLLLIFDNNDLREDFIKSELLNISERIEKKFGQEVMVFNTFLNPKKTRL
- a CDS encoding GNAT family N-acetyltransferase; this encodes MNYELREMLPTDEARVLEIFRQGIDGGISTFETEVPTAEAWSMGYFNDCRWVLENENNEVVGWCALKPVSKRECYKGVAEVSIYFDNEYQGKGLGSVLLKKLILDSEDHGFWTLQTNIFSENETSIKFHQKNGFRMVGIRKKIGKLNGEWKDVILMEKRSEII
- a CDS encoding DUF421 domain-containing protein; translation: MDPILNVAVRSLCVYLFMVIAIRLFGKNQLSQLNAGDVVLLLLISNAVQNAMVGPDTSLQGGIVAALVLFVANFILKRIMFSSRSFQTLMEDEPVVLIRDGVTDQAALNRVKITESELEEAIREHGIENIDDVKLSVLEVDGNISVVSQDEKSKQTHYSRIKRKIKRKYH
- a CDS encoding DUF3828 domain-containing protein, with protein sequence MKKLFLLSGIFLLFASCKKNEAHCSLSSDAAINAKINELYTTYEKSNEAIYNQPIPEDLFSDDLKKVLEEAINTSKADIEKVKNSDHPDEKPLIFEGALFSSLYEGFTDYKTKSARIKNTTAEVPVAFEYNLASPKVAWTDTIHLTNTGKEWKIDNITFDTIGNSGDLKARLKEFVKSTRQ
- a CDS encoding bacteriocin-like protein yields the protein MKNLKKLTKSDLKSVNGGEPVKYCTFCEWANKVICSDVPIVQCP
- a CDS encoding IS3 family transposase (programmed frameshift); the protein is MKDQVLKREKRTQRDYSIAFKLRIVSQVENGDYTYKQAQKEYGIQGRSTVLVWLRRYGNLEWSKPKLHTMPNSKETPAQKIKRLEKELADEKLKTKVLNTMIDISDKQYGTQIRKKFFLPTIFQLHRQGISISRLCRLFGISRQAIYQAKQRILIRENQLLKVKFLVQEIRMKLPKLGTRKLYHLLKEQLIQEDVKLGRDALFAYLKRENMLIRRQKKYIKTTFSKHWLRKHPNLLKDLRVEKAEQVFVSDITYLKTKESTCYLSLVTDAYSRKIMGYSLSSNMNTENVAKALKMAIKNRGSSGPLIHHSDRGLQYCSGYYQKILNKNEIKPSMTDGYDCYQNALAERVNGILKQEFLFYKTKNMQDLNSLVKESIYLYNTKRPHLSLNMQTPDKVHKKSEEIKYLSGLNIV